The sequence below is a genomic window from Sceloporus undulatus isolate JIND9_A2432 ecotype Alabama chromosome 5, SceUnd_v1.1, whole genome shotgun sequence.
gtcaaaaAAAGGCATGCAGCAATGTTCACATACTggctgcctcattctgacctcagaatgtgTGACCCACAGTGATGGCGGACATGCCCATGGCTCAGTAgaatgcccatgcagacagctgcagCAGCACAGAAATGGAGGACTCTGGATCTTCCTGAACGATCTTGAACAACAGGTTATATAGGTCATATTAACCTGGTCATGCTCTGTTTCTGATGTGGGACATGTCGGACATTGTCCAGACTCCCCACatcaaaaccaaagtttggggtGTGCAGACAAGGACAATGGACAGGACAatgtccaaacaggacaatgaCAAAACAAGGGTGAAATGGGCCTCTATAGCGCCCTGTCAGAGGAGACTATGATGAAAGAgtacatacaaaaaacaaaattactaTGTACTGAATCAGAGCATTGGTTCATCTGGTTCAGTACTGTGTATCCCGACTCTCAGTAGCTTTCAGGCAGGTATGTTTCTTCAGCCCTTGGAGATGGCAGGAACTGAACCTGCACCTTTTGCATGCACTACCACTACCAATGAGCTGTGGTCCCCTTCCTGAAAAGACTGTGGCTTCTCCTGAAGCATACTATTGCCTGCTCTTCCATCAGTAGATTAGAAACAAGTGCACTCCAGGGCTGCACATTTGTTCCAGAATGTCCTGTAGTGATATTATCCTATCTTTTAGGATTAATATGATGTTGACTAAAACAATGGTTATTGTTATCATACTGAAGAAAGAAATTACCTATTGTCACTGAGCTACAAATCTGATCTTATGTTATAAAGGTGATGGAACTGAATCTGAGAGATGTTTTCCAAGCCACCCCGCCTGCTTTCAACTTCTCTGCTGCATACTTCAATCCCCACTTGAATTACCTCGAATGGATCTTTTGGAAACTCTGTATAGCTAAAAGGAATAGACAttcctatttaaaaatattatacacTTATTATTGATTGTAAACATTTGAtctaaaacaatgtaaaaacacCAGTTTCTGAACTATTTGggaaatattaagaaaatattaCTAAACAAATCAATCCTATATTAGTTATGGATTGAACTTTGGTTAACATCAGCATAGAATATTTTATGTCTCCTGACTAACTGCATGTCTCTTAATTTCCTATCACTTAAAATATAGAGCCAAATGCACGTTTTAGGCTTACTGAGTTATCTGATCATATTTTACTGAAATGTCTCACTTAACTAATTTTACTCTAATACTTCTGTATTGCTTGCTgtgttctttccttttaaaagctgTACAAATAAAGAATATAAATCATCATGAGATTTGTGTCTCTGTCACTATGAAACTGAAATTAGCTACAGGTCATTTTCCAAGCATTTGAAAAAAGCTGCAGTATTTTTATTTCTGGACTAGCAGTGGAGAtgcatttcacatttaaaaagaTCTAAAAGAGCCTGTGAAACAGGCAGAATCCTCACAACAATTGCAGGATTGATCCTTTTTATTTATCCACTAAAGTAAGGTTCAGACATGGAATCACCCTTTTCAAACAGTGGTACTACTTGTATTTCCCTATGGCTgacattatttcattatttttcctGCAAATCAAATATAAGTGAAACGGATAAAGCAATGTCTGATAGAAACAATGATCAGTGCAATTTCTACCACATAGGAATAGATAGGGAATGAAATTATAGCAAGAGCAGCTACATTTCTGTACTATTTcctactgaactaagcagtctctaagcagtttacagtgtgcaAGCTAACTGCCCCccacaagttgggtactcattttaacgatcttggaaggatgccaggctgagttgacctggagcccttggctgggattgaactcacaaccttgtggcttgtgagtgagtgactgccaTACCAGTATTTAACCAATGCAACCAGGGCTCCTGTTATCTTCTATGTGCATTAATATATGCAGTGAGCCCTTCCTGTTGGGGTTCGGTTCTGCGGGCCTCcacaaatggggaaaaatgcagGGACTCAAGCCCATATTAATCAATGGGCAGAGATATATATGTGTCCACTGACTAATACAGGGTGGGGTGATCTGTGGGACCTCTAATCTGCAGATGGCTAGCCTGCCAATATAGAAGGCCCACTGTACCTGCAGGTTAACACTGTTAGCAGCAGTCTTGACCTGCAGCTGCACCTTGGAACATGTTCAAAGCTAAGCGCCACAGTAGATTAATCATGAGACACTTACTAGTGATACATGTTTGCATTTTCacttatagggttttcttaggcaaggaatactcagaggggtttttgccaatcttacctctgaaatacagcaacagcacctggtatataATGGCAGTCTTCCATCTAAGTATTAACTAAGTATGGACCGGCTTACCTTGCAAGATCTAATGGGATCTTGTACTTTTAGGGTGGCTAATGCTAAATCTGGCCAGTctgtcattttaactgccacaaagACATTTAAAGAGTAGCAAAGGAACAAAGCTAAGTTTTACAGGTGCTCAAGACAGGTTACAATCACTTTTGCATTGCAGTTGTAGGAGGTGGAACCAAGTTTTTAAACTATAGGTGGTATCAGCTAAAATATCTCATCTGATCGAATCCAAAAGGCAGCACTACCTTCTGGGTTACTTCCTGGTCATTAAAACAATTTGTTCCTGAATATCAGGATAGTGAGGCGtatttctttattcttcttgTCCTGGAAGGTGATGGgaaattttattccattctcggttctctgtggctgagaattcttaataacctttcctaaactgcaagtTCCAGGACTCCCTCTGGAGGAACCATAGTAATTAAAATGTAGTCATAGTGCTATCAGTGTGTATTGTGAAGGGGGCCTTAGCATGACATTAGGCAAGTTGTCCTCAGTGGGCCTTCCACTCTGAATAGCCGCACACTACCACCACCTTTACACATCTGTCcacttttgctttctttgtcCAACACTGAAGCACACCACTCATTTAAAACAAGAGAGCAATATAAGTGGTGGAATTTTCATTCAGTCTTCTCACACTTGTCGAGGCTGAGTGTCTAAACAGCAACAAGAGGgaggccatgctggttggggaagtTGGAGAGCtgtacactaaaaaaaaaaaaatcccccccccccaagctctggaaaatAGTCTCAGGACCAGGGAGCTCCATAGAGTAAGCAGTAGCCCTGTTCTGGATCACAAGATGTCTGAGGATGCCCACCCCTTATGCCAGGAGTGGACAATTCACAAAACCCCATGTATGGCTTCCCAATTATCCATCATTACTGTATCATGGTGGCTAGGGTTGCAGCAAATACCAGTCCAACATCAGGAGTACCACAGGTTGTTCACTCCTTCCTTGTGCCATATTTGACAGTTTTGTTCCTTTAATAACTGGGCCTACAAAAATGTTGCACTTCCAAGACCATCAGCCATACCCTTTTCTAGGATACTAGTCTATTCCACTCACtcccaattctctctctctctctctctctcgttctctcttGTTAATCAGCATTTTGTTTTGCCTCAGTGTGCCCAGTTCCTTCTGGGTACTTTAGGTGGGTTCTGTGTCCTTTTCCCCtcttacatttttatatatgcCTTTGTtacccactggggtttgattccaggaccacctCCACcacagatatcaaaatctgtggatgctcaagtcccattatatacaatggcaaggCAAAGTGgtgtctcttatgtaaaatgccaaaatcaaggtttgtttttggactTTATATTTTGGGGAAATATTTTAAGCCATGAATGACTGAATCCATagataagaaatctgtggataggTAGGGCTGATGGCATTTATATAAACACTACCCCAGTTTTAACAGGGGAGGGGGTAGAATTCAtagccatagccatgttagtctggaatatcagtatgcaaaggaatactTGAGATGAACTGTGTGGACAAAGTTATAaagtaagcttttgtagactaggcTTGGTCTATTATcactacaaaagcttatgctacaacttcttttgcacattaagagccttatcacatgagaaaacacATTGGAAACAGAGCCAGAGTGTAGTGACGTTCTCCATGCCTTGCCACATGACATCATAGCACTTCAATTCTCTTCCCATAGAAGACAGTTgtgaaaacacatattttcaaaGGTGTCACACAATGCCTTTACATACCGATTTTAACAAGAAATCCCCAAATACCTTTTATGTTCCTTCTGCAAATTTGTCCAGTTATAATATAGGCCAGTGTTCAGTTGTCCCATCCCGATTTTGGCTTCCTCTAAAACTTCAAATGGCATTTCCAACATGAATAGATAACATATTCAAACAATGAGTGGATCTAACCTGCTGCTTGGAAATCACTCATAATCCTGTACAAACAATGAGTAGATCTAACCTGCTGTTTGGAAATCTCTCATAATCCACCGCCAGACTGAAGAAGTTGTTGGACAGACAATTATAAATCAATCTGGCTTTTCACTGGTTTCACTTTTGACAGAAAGGAGTGAATAAAGAGCTGTAAGGAGCTTAGTGTATGCTGAAGAAACTGTCCCCAGGAATGGGATAATTGGAAATGGCTTGCACTGAAATATACAAGGTACTTGTTAGAAAAAGTACCTGCATTAAAAGCCCTCAAGGCTTTTGGAACTACAGATCATTATTGCCAAGTGAAAAAAGTATCATCCTTAAGCTCTGAGTATTACTTATCTCAGAAACCCTTTCAAGGACATTTAGAGAAAGTAACTGGCCCAGTAAGAGAATGTAATGGGCCCCAAATTAATCAATGAACTTCATTaccaagttgggatttgaactcaTTTGCAACTACTACAGCGCACAGGTTCTCTGCATGTATCCAAAGAAAGACTTTTTTCTCATTGATTTTTGAGCAagatttttccatttattttgtgCCTCTGTGATAACAATAAATACTAATAGGTAGTTCTGTGAACATGTGTGTATTATGGAGGAAACCTCTGATCCAATTTATCTGAATCAGTTCCTGCGATAAGGAGGTTAAAGTACATTAATACGGTCAATAATTTTTAAGTACTTTGTTCGCTGAAAAGTGCTGCAGTAGAGCAAACAAATAATGTTGCAACTATTGAGATAAAGCCATTAAAAgatcatgtttttaaaactattattgATGGAATGAATATAAATAAGTGAAGGTGAGAAATACATAAAGCACATTTCTGTCCCTGTAAGTGCAATATTTGCAAAGTTTAGTAGTACTAGATATTGTTAACAGTATTTCTGCTTCAAACATGCATGTACAGAAGTCACAAGTGCTATGACAATCTATTGCTTCATTTTTTTGAGGGGCTATGCAAAGGATGCTTTCATCTCAGATGAtgccatagtttgttgtggcaccagagctttctgacagaggaaattaaatgtctctcaaaaccacagttcccagaattccatagcactgagccatggcaattaaaatggtgtcaactgggattatttctgcagtaagaatgcagccttaaagaacacaaCAAGAACATCAAAATATTGCTATAATAATGCTATTACATCATGTTGTCATTATGGCAGACCCATCACTGCCCAAATCTCTCATTGTGAGAGGTTgcatagaaagagaaacagaacacACCATTTGTTATGTCTCTGTCCTATGAAAAACAAATGTATTTATCAATCAAGTCAGTTGTTTCAAGTTGTCCAGTTCAAAACGGCTTCACCGATACTCATTAATCTGAAGTGTAATATAACGTCAGTACAGCGTGGATGTCACAACATTATTAcactattacttttaaaatgaaaataattattaaaaagaaCCACCATGGTAGCAACACTGTGGTATGTGGTACCAAAGTGGAGAAAGCTTTGGAAAGCACCCCAGGCAGTAAAGGCTTCTGAATAGTTGGAATCACAGTTATTGCACTATACCAGAAaccatttctattttttaaaaaatagggaaaCAGTCTGAAAGGGTTTCAATAGCATAGACAACAGAAAACACAGCTATTCTTTGTGAAAGTTTTGCTCTCCCTGGCCAAGCTTTTAAGGTTTCTCTGCTGAAGATTTCCAAGGGAGAGACAGCCACACTGCACCCACTAATCAATTATTCTTGCAATGAAGTGGAGTGAGACATCTGCACTCAAACTGGCCACTGAATCATAGCAGGAAAGAGGGTCATTGACAGATTAttttcagcaggaaaaaaaaaatcatattcccAGCAACCATAGAACACAACAATACAGGGGCAAACCATGACGTTGTACAATAAGGCTGAGACAAACGTGTGACCAAACCACTGCTATGATGATGAATTCTCTGTTTATGCCTGAGCAGAATAATTGATTTGGTAATGATGTTCCACATTCACCTTTTCAAAGTCTTTTGATTCCTAAGAAAGAAAGGGATGTAAAACAAAACTTTGCAGGGCATTACAGGGAAAATGACAAAGTTTTTGTGTCCCACAGCCTTCCCCAACTAggtgctttccagatgtgttgtacTTTGACTTCCACCATCTCTAGCTGAACAAGCCTGGAGGACAGAGTATGGAGACCTTCATGAAACGTTTCAGCCTTGTGAAGAGGAAATCTGCAGCAACAGACTTTTGCTGTATATAGGCTATGAGGAAATAGGTGTTTCATTTCTCGTGTAAATGAATAACTTGTAGTACAAAGTCTTCCCAACTAGAAGCAAGGTCACAAAGCAGAGTGTGTAACTGTGCAGCAAGAAGGAAAATGTATCTCATATTTGATCTCCTCTGGCTTATAGTCATCATAATCTATGCTTACGTGGAGGCCTTGGTGAAGCTTTTCATTCCTGTGAAAAGAAAATCTGTTAGTGGTGAGACTGTGCTTATTACAGGAGCAGGGCATGGCATTGGAAGACTTACAGCCTACGAATTTGCCAAGCGTCAAAGCAAATTGGTTCTCTGGGATCTCAACAAGGTATAAATCATTCTGTTTGTGAATAACAATGAGAGAGGGGCTGCCATAAGAATGGGGGAAGTAGTgggcaagaagaagaacaaaacaaaacaaaacaaaaccctaagcCTTCCTGGATgattatagaaatgtacagttaACTGTTTAACAGCATGTAAGCCCCATTGATTTTAGCAGGATTTATTTCAAGGTAAATATGTAGCTGAACAGAGAGAGCCATCATTCTTGTTAGAGAAATGGTTTTGGAATGAAAAAAATATGTGGTTTGACAGAGAGACCTTACCAATGTTCTGACATTTTGTAGTGCATTTTTAAACCATTGTCCTGTGGATGCAGTAACTAGTGTGTCTGTTGTGGATATTGTTGCTGGGGTATTGTTGCTCCTTTGTTAAGAGGATAAGGGATGACAGGATATTTGCTCAGTGAGAGCTAATGGGGGAAGAAGGTTAGATTCTTATCCCtttcagtaggctcaggcaaaagcaagctgctaaCTCTCCTCacgtgtgtgttcttcctcattaataatctgCCATCTTGATgacaatctgatgttgcttggccatatgcatctacattttcatctatgaaacttTGGGGACACATGCCATTCATTATTACCAAGCACAGCCATTTGTTTGGCAGCAAAAGACATCACATCTGGATGTCTACCATCTACCAAAGTTAAATGGGAAAGGCAGAGATGCAGGAGCTGCTTGTTGTCCTGTGATCATCATGCACATCAGCAGATAtgccccaccccaaaaaaaaaaagattgctacATTGCAGGTGGAAAAGCCATAGCCAAAAAAGGGGATTGCACTTCGTGGATTATTTCGAGTGTGAAAAAATTCAGTCAAGAGCAGGAAATATTCCATGGCATCATGGGAGAATTTATGTGTCCTCTGGATCACCTGAAAGCCAGCTGTGCCATCCCATTATTGAACATCCCATGGAGCGAACTATAGCATTCATATGCATTTACTCTAAAGTAGGGGTGGACACATGCAGAGGGTGAGGGGGTCATTCCCCCTACCGGTGCCTGCCTGATGGGTCTCATTGGCACAGTTCGGTAATTCTCAAGGTTTTTCTGTCCCACAATCTTCCCCAACTCAGAtgcattccagatgtgttggactttgACTTCCACCATCCTGAGCAATGGTGGGGAACACAGTGTGCAGACCTTGGTGAAACATTTCATCCTTGTGAAGAGAAAGTCGGCTAAATATAGAATATGAgaaatatgcatttcatttctcatATAAAAGAATAGCTTACAGTACAAGGTCTTCCCAACCAGAAGCAAAATCACATAGCAGTGTATGTGCAGCGGGAAAAAATGAATCTCATATTTGGCACACCAGTAAATAATTGCTATTTtggctgatattttaaaaataaatttgagggGTTGAAGGTCTCTGTGGGGGAAGCAAATTGATGCACTGGGAGGCAATTTGAAGGTGGTTTTGGACAATTGACAGGCAAAACAATTGCACAAATATTGCCCCCCAAAATTAAATTTGGGGGACATCTGTCAGCTTTGAGGGCTTTGGGGGGGTGGCTTGAGGTTTCCAAGAGCAGTATGCAGCCCACACCCTGCAATTTATTCATCCCTGCTCTGAAGCAAAGATGGAGATcgtatggccttccagatgttttttctTTTGGACCActactcccatcagccctagtaaGCATCATCAAGAGTGAGGGATGTTGCAAGTTGCAATCCAAGAATTCCTAAAGGGAAAACAGTTGTGTTCTTCTTTGTTGCCATTTTATGTGAGCtgaggcatttaaaaaaagaagaagaagaagcagaaattGTTTTATAAGTTGCCACTGTCTAGCTCCCAGTGATGTCCCCTTCCATCATTACCCCTGTATGTGCCATTACAGGGGGTTTCTGAAGTAGTAATTTGCCTTCAAGGGAAGCAAGGAGAAGCAAAAACAGCTTTTTCAAGATGAAGAGTAGTCTGTCCTTTCAAAATTTGTATTACATGTTTAATCTGATACTTActctgttaaaatataaataaatcagtttgtgaaACCAGTCTGAAAAGCAGTCAAAAGTAACTTaagtatatacaggttgagtctcccttgtgtggaattcaaaaatccaaaatactccaaaatccaaaattgtcaagGGGAGGGTAGTGGTGGTGCGGCTTGCACCGGGTGACATtccagaagagggatgacactCAGTTGGGGCCTCCTCCCCCCGGCTGTCCCACATGCACTCCTTCCCCCCTGGCATCCCATGCATGCTCCTCAACCCTGGCATCTTGACTATGAACATCCCGTCTGCTGTCCCACACACGCTACCCCCATTATCCTGTGTGTGATCCTCCCCCTGCCATCCTGCAAACGCTGCTTCCTCCCATGCACCAAGGGAGGCCACAGGCACTgtcagaagctccacccccaaaGCCCTGCCCCAGGTGACACCAGGTGCCAGAACGCCACTGATTGAACCATCCTTCAagatggttcagtgtaaacaaactttttttcatgcacaaaattattaaaaatattgtgtataaagttaccttgccttgggtcctgactacttgcgggagcacctatttccatataatcctccctgcataCTTTGTCCCTATGgaaagaatctgctacaacctaagaagactagactctcagtggtgacccagaggaccttctcatcagccgctcccaggctctggaacgacctgccaaaCGAGATCCCCCATATTACCACCttgaaagcctttaaaaaggttACTAAGACAGaattcttctggcaggcctttccagactaggttagatccattagatccattagacttgcctcccccctctattgataactctattgataccgatatcaaaattgattgacaCTATCgcccccatccccccccctctagaggaagactcatttcttgtgctaatctgcctgaaattttagtgtattcttACTGGacacttttaaattttttgatgtttaatctctttttatgggttgattactgtttttatgattgggggagggttgagattttgggggttttaaattgtaatttttaattgttttatgttttatttatactattgaaatctgcttttatttctttgtgaaaaagcggaatacaaataaatattattattattattattattattattattattatatgtatataaggtgtatacaaaacacaaatgaatttcatgtttagacttgggttctatTTCTAAGATATCTTTTtacaagtacccagcttgttgggggcaattagcatacagactgtaaaccgcttaaggagtgctgactgtatagaaatgtatatgctattgctattgctatatgcaaatattccaaaatccaaaatgcttctggtcccaagcattttggataagggagatccaACCTATATATAAAGTTTTGAACTTAAAGCTTTTCTACAATTAAAATTTTCCCCTGTTTTTGATTGAAAAGTGTATTACTGACTGGATGCAAAAGAAATGAGCTTTGTTTGGCCTTTCCCATGGGTAGCATGGCGTGGAAGAAACTGCTGAAGCATGCAAAAAACTGGGAGCCAAAGCACATGCCTTTGTGGTAGACTGCAGCATCAAGGAGGAGATCTACATTGCTGCAGAAAAGGTGAGGATTATGCAAATGTGCCTGATAGTTTATCCTCAccagggatagaaagaatattaaaaagcaTTCAAAAATAGTTGACAAAGGTGTTTCTCAAATGTTAGGAAACCCTGACACAGAAAAtaatgcttttaactttaatggatttagactgcatccacagcaggggtggggaaagtgtggctcaTGGACAGCATGCAGCTTTTCAGGGCCACGTGTGTGCCCCCCAGGGCCCACAAggatcaaaaacatttttgctatgAAATGCCCAAAAATGATCTCTAGGAATGTAGATGGAGCCACAGCCACATTTGGAGCCCCACTGAAATTCCAGGGATCAAAAtgaaatttttttggggggggggggattgcctcAAAATCACCAAATACATCCGAAACATGCCCCCATATCTTCTTCAGTACTTTGGGGATGGGGTTTGGGGAACAAACATGCATTGTTTTTCAAAAGCAGGTGCAGGGGATATGTTCCACTCCTTCAAGGTCTCCAGCTGAACATtatgaagacaaaaataatgaccacagattatttacataactttgaaGTAGACAATGAACACATTGAGATAGTGAACTATTTCCTATACGTTGGGCCCTTCCTATAtgcggaggatccattctggggggaaaaaaaccccacgTATCAGAAAGAATGTGTAAGGTGAAAGCCCATTTATTCTATGAGGTTTGCCATATGCATaagcataagctcaaagctgcataCAGCAAGCTTGTGTATGGTACGGGCGCATTGTACCTTGGCTCAATTATTAATCAAAATcgtgactgcagccaagaaatcagaagaaaactaggacttggaaagtcagctatgaaggaagtagacaaggtcctgaagtgtaaagatgtatcactgaatactaaatatatataaagatatatcattgaacatttaagtatttccattttttatgtaccgttgtgaaagctggacagtaaagaaagttctacagatacactgctaaaaagacaaatgaatgcatCTTACCGCAAACTAAACCTGAACTTGaagcaccttcgagactaactgaaagaaagaagttggtaacatgagcttttgtagtctatttcctcagatataGACTTTGCAGGAGTgcaaagccagggacagacctatatatgtccttggtgtgtgagaatgtaaattcaaattcaaaatcctttgtgtatggaaatgaagtggcaaatccagttttaacaatggttgtttgtgaacaaaggcattggaaaCTAGTCTTTGTATATAGAAATGAAGTGACAAGTCCAATTTGGCACAGGAAACAAGCATGTAGCTGAAGAGTATAGATGAGTGTGCATTTATACACCCCATGAAGATGGGGTTAAAtagttgattttgccattttatataagggacaccatgttccTATGccattttatgggacttgagcatccacagattttggtattcatagaggggtcctggaacccaaccccaatGGACACCCACTGTATAACTTAACTGCAATCTTGTTACTTTAGAGTATAAATTTAATCACTGATGAATGtctttaaattatatttcttacattttaaagattaaaagaGACATAGGAGATGTTAGTATCTTGGTGAATAATGCTGGAGTGGTGGCAACAGCAGATCTCCTTTCTACCCAAGACAGGCAGATACAAAGAACATTTGAGGTCAACATTCTTGCTCATCATTGGGTAAATATCACTGGAGTATTTTAAAGCTTTAGTGGCAACATAAAAATTACTAATAGAAGGATATGTTCAGCTGATCATTGTGTGTGGATTTCAAGGACTAGCAGCAACCTTTAAAACCCAGGGCAGGAGGTGAGATTTTTCTGCATCCTGAGCtgtatctgcatggcagaaataattcagggtggcaccactgtatctgccatggctcaatgctatggaattttgggaaatgtagttttgtgagatatttagtggtgtccacctggattatttctgcagtgtagatgcagctcaaGGAGATTCCAAAAAAGCCAGAGGTTAATTTTCTGACCAACTCGATTGtcttggttcttccttgaatgtcTGGGTGTCACAGGACACAATAAATAGAGGACTGTCCTCTCCCACTGACGTTCTCCTCCAAGCTTCATTTCTTTAGTAAATggctgggaagagaaggaaacccCATCTACACCATACTTTATgtcagacaaaaagaaagaaatggaaaggaaaataagGATGAAGCCTTTTTAGGTTTAGATCATCTGGATCTGGGAACAGGAAAACCCATTATGAAGTGTATTACACAGAAATGTAATAGCCCATCAAATCCCAAGGCTTTAGGTCAGTCCAAATGAGCCCTTAATTACACTTTCCTGTTGCATATGAACCAGGAAATTATGGCTAATGGTTTCAGAACAATCAAATCATGGCTTCATTTCTAGGTGTTTTCCAAAGCTCCTAACCATAGTTTTCTAGCTGAAAACAACGGGAAACTGTAGTTAacaaaggcctggaacagacgtCCTCGAAGGAGCGGCTGGAGGCCTCTCTGGCTGCGATCAGGCCAGGACCACAGCGACTGCATGGCCAGCTCCCAAATGGGCCACCATCCCGGTCCCAAACTGGTACTGCCAGGAGTgagatttaatccactccttgGTGTTTAAGTGACTTTATGTTTGTAGCCCCAAATCCCATGCTCTACACTTACTGTTACAGGAGATAAAACTAATGATAAGTAATCTAGAATTAATTATAAACTATTCTCAATTTAAGACTGTGTATATTTTATCGAAAAAAAACCAGATACTAAGACAACTAAAAGtgggtttccccccatttcttttataATATCCTTCAAGACAACAAAAGCATTCCTGCCAGCAATGATGAAAAATAATCATGGCCATATTGTCACAGTTGCATCTGCTGGTGGACATGTGG
It includes:
- the LOC121931490 gene encoding estradiol 17-beta-dehydrogenase 11-like, with the translated sequence MYLIFDLLWLIVIIIYAYVEALVKLFIPVKRKSVSGETVLITGAGHGIGRLTAYEFAKRQSKLVLWDLNKHGVEETAEACKKLGAKAHAFVVDCSIKEEIYIAAEKIKRDIGDVSILVNNAGVVATADLLSTQDRQIQRTFEVNILAHHWTTKAFLPAMMKNNHGHIVTVASAGGHVVVPFLVSYCSSKFAAVGFHKALTQELSALGKDGIKTSCLCPVFINTGFIKHPSTRLLPVLEPEKVVNKLMDGILCNQNMIFVPPFVKCSLLLERILPERALVALNKMIKVKFDAVVQDARKED